In the Triticum urartu cultivar G1812 unplaced genomic scaffold, Tu2.1 TuUngrouped_contig_5033, whole genome shotgun sequence genome, AAGTAAATGCATTTGTACTTGTTGTTTTGCAGGAAGCAAGCAGCTGTGGTGTTGTTCAGTGGGTAGATGAGGAGTGGCCAGAGCATCTGCAGAATGCTCTTCACAAACTATGGCTTTTGTATGAGGATTGCCAGTGTGCTAATAGGATGGCATGTCTGGAACATGCATCACTTGTCCACAATCTCACATCACAGAAGAACAAGCTACAGGAGACTTATGAGAAGCTTGTTGAGGATGTGAACAACCTACTTGATACCCAGGACAATATTCCCAAGGAAAATGAAGTCCAACAAGGTGAACATGAGGAGATCACTCCTCCTTTGGACAACAATATTTCAGCTTTGAAGGAACAGCTGGGTGCAATGGATGCTGAGAACAAAGAACTGAAGCAAAAGGTTGACCAGTTGAGGAGCATTCAGGTTGCCCAAGGTAATGTGATTAGGAATATGAAGTTTGCTCATTTGAAGGAGAAGGAAAAGTTGAGCATTGAGAGGAGGAATTTGGAGTTTCACATTGCCGATCTTGTCAAAGCTAGTGAGAAGAACAAGAGAAAGCTGAAAGACATCAAGGATATTTGTGATGAAGAGTGATTTGTAATCTGACCATGTGGGTCATTATCTTAAGTTTCATTGAACTATGGCTTGTAATGTGTGAACTAGTGGCAGTTTGCAGTATTTGAAGTAGGGTGTAGCCTTAAACCATGTCTTGTAAGCTTTGAACTATGGTGTCATGATGTTAACTATGTTGTTGACTAGAGTTGTTAAGTATGATGTTAACTATGGTGTCATGATGTTAACTATGTTAGTGACTAGAGTTGTTAAGTATGATGTTAAATATGTCATTGATGTTAACTATGGCACCCTAAATGATGGAATGAGGATATGTTGGATATCGTCGACGTCGAGGCACCGTAGATGATCAAATTATATGGCTCCGGCGGTTCGCTGCATCGGGAGGATTCTCTCCGGCGAGGTTCTGCCATCGGTGTCGATTTGTGTCGTGACCACTCCTGCATATGGTGACGACTTCGCTGCCGATTGCGGTGACTATATTGAAAAGTCTTTGCAAGAGTTCCTCTCTCCAGATCTGGTGGTTGCCGACACCAAGAGCAATCTATGAACAATGACTTGATGCAGAGGTATGGTTGTGCAGCTGCGATGGACGCACATCGCATGTAGCTGCTGTAATGGAGGAAATGTAATGTAGACACCGTACGAGTGACTTCGATGGTGGTGCTACTTGAGCACCCGGTCTCGAGCTCTGAGGTGAAAATCTAGTTCTGACCTGAGTTGATTATACTAGTAATGGCGATGTTTTTTCGTcattaccttgttgaaggcattgctcgGATATGCTCAAACCAGTTTTCAGGGTGAAACCCTACAATCTGGCCTTTCGTGATTGGCTCCGGTGACGGTGGCGCTTGAGCGTCGCTCCCTTTCTAAAGGCTTTGCCGTTGAAGAATCTAGTCGCCCTTGTTTGTGTCATGAAATATTTGGTGCGGATAAGGTCATTGTTGTAGTTTGTCGATCGTGGATTTGATCGTTTTTTCCCTTTTCACGCTTATAGCACGGATTTGGTTTTATATGACTTTGCTTTTTGCCGGAGTGATTTCTTTTTGTGTATGTGTGTTGGTGTTAGTTGTGCATCCTAACTATGCAGAGACCGAATGTGTAGATGCTCGTTATGTTTATACTCTTTTTTgaacacagtacagacgcaagcgctcatacatACGCGCATACACTAACCCTTATAAActcacacacgcacaccctatccCTATGAGTACCTCCGAAAAACTgagccgacatatcatcttgaTGTTTGTACTCTCTTGATGCTTCATATTACGTCAATAAAATTTACCCTCAGTAAATAAAGGGCATGTTGAAAACTAGTGGGTTTTTCCACCCGAGAACTTGAAAACTATGGGTGGGCACAGCCTATCCGAGACAAGTTGTGCGCGGGCCCCACGCACGTTTTGTCTCCCGGACTAGATTATTCGGTCCAAAGATCGCCTAACCCAGCCTCGCTTCCTTTGACCAGTCGCCATCCTTCAGGTAGTACTACAGAATATGAGTTCCTCGGATCTGCATGTTAGCAGTTACCAGGAAACACCGGCGCCGTACCTCGGAATGGGTTGATTAGATTGGGTTGATGGATCTTGTCAGTAGTCCTACGGATCAAGACGAGTGGCCGTTCAAGTTCAACGCCCGTGAGTGTGTCCGTCCGTTCGCGGTCATTCCCCGGCCGGTCCGGTCCAAAATGATTGGTGGGTAGAAGTACATACATCACATGCATGCATGCCAAGAAACGTGCGTGCACTGACTCGGCGGTCTACcacgtgagagagagagagagagcgtaGACTGGATGGCATGGCCGGCGAAGAGATAGCTCCGAATGCATGCAGCACATGGTGGACGCGCGCATACCCTGGCCTGGAGCTCTATATAAGCGGACGTAAGCGCCCCTACCTGTTCATCGATCCAAGCCACACTCGACGAGTTCATCGGCCTCTTTGTAGAAAGGTGATAGCTAGACATCGACCTCGTGCCCGCTTGCATACGCATACGTACGCAGAAATGGAGGTTAACTACGCAGAAGCCGGCCAGGTTGTTGCCACCAGCAGAAGCGCGATGCTGAAGCCGGCGTACGCCGCGCCGCACCCGCTGGCCGGCGGCAAGGTCCAGCTGACCGTCTCCGCCCGCGCCGCCATCGACACCTACGTCCCCATCGTGCTCGCCTACCCCGCCCCGGCGCCGTCCAACCAGGCGCTCAAGGAGGGCCTCCTCCGGGCCATCGCGCCCTACCCTCACCTGCTGGGCCGCTTCGCCCTCGACGGCCACGGCCGCCGCGTCCTCCACCTCAACAACGAGGGCGTGCTTGTCATCGAGGCCGACGTCCCGGCCGACATGGCCGACGTGCTCGCCGCCGGCGGCATGGCCACGGACGTCGCCGGCTTTTACCCTACGGTGCCGGAGGTGCCGTCACGTCACATTCTCATAGTActgttcatgcatgcatgcatgcagtgGTTTTGATTGTATGGAGTGCTGATGTGTTTTTCAATTACTCTACAGGAGAGCGTTGGACCAGCGCTGCTGCAGGTCAAGCTCAGCCGCTACAGGTGCGGCGGCCTCCTGCTCGGCGTGATATGCCACCCCCACATCGCCGACGGCCACGCCGCGAGCACTTTCTACGGCGCGTGGGCGACCGCGGTGCGCGAGGGCAAGGGCTTCACCGTGCCCTCCCCTTTCATAGACCGCGCGGCCACCGCCGTGCCTGGCAGCACGCCGAAGCCAGTGTTCGACCACCGGTCCATCGAGTTCAAGGGAGGAGAAGGCAGCGCCACCAGCCAGCCCCATGCCGTTCTCCCCATGGACAAGATCAGGAACGTCAAGGTGCACTTCCCGGCAGAATTCATCGCGGAGCTCAGGTCCCGCGTGGGCGCACGCTGCAGCACGTTCCAGTGCCTGCTGGCGCACGTGTGGAAGAAGGTCACGGCGGCGCGGGGGCTGAGCCCGGAGGAGTTCACGCAGGTGAGGGTGGCCGTGAACTGCAGGGGCAGGGCCAACCCACCCGTGCCAATGGACTTCTTCGGCAACATGGTGCTCTGGGCGTTCCCGAGGCTCCAGGTGCGGGACGTGCTGGGCTTGAGCTACGGCGGCGTGGTCGGCGCCATCCGCGACGCCGCGGCGCGCGTCGACGAGGAGTACATCCAGTCGTACGTGGACTTCGGCGGGGTGGCGGACGCGAACGGGGAGGAGCTCGCGGCGACGTCAACTTTCGGGACGATGCTCTGCCCGGACATCGAGGTGGACAGCTGGCTGGGGTTCAGGTTCCACCAGCTCGACTTTGGGACCGGGCCGCCCTCCGCGTTCCTGCCGCCGGGGTTGCCGGTCGAGGGGCTGATGGTCTTCGTGCCGTCGCGCACGGTGAAGGGCAGCGTCGACCTCTTCATGGCCCTCGCGGAGGATCACGTCGCGGCGTTCAAGAAGATTTGCTACTCCCTGGATATTCTCCCGTCGAGGATGTAATTAAGAAAGCGAAGCATGATGCGGTCGTTCTATGGTCAACTGCTTTTACAAAAATTGAAGAAATACAGATCAATAAAGAGGTTATTGACACATCAATTTTTTCTTTGGCAAACAAACAGACACAAACCGATTTTTGTTTcaacatcagtacagacacaaacGCTTATATATACGTGCATACACTCATCCCATGAACGCACACTCTCcacctaaccatccaaccacacaGTTTGGTTTGCACGAGTCAATTGCAAGAAACCACCACATTTCTGGCTAGGTTTGCAGGAAACTACCAAGTCGTTAATCTATTGCAAAAAACACCGTAAAATCTCTTAACCTGTTGCAGAAAGCACTGAACAGCCGTTTAGCCTCATTTGATCTCTTTTCCGACAGGTGGGCCCCGAAAACGCTGACGTGGCTTGACGGACAGGCAAACGGCGCCGTTAGGAACAAAACGCTCAAGACGCCGCGCCGGTCGGTCCTTGTCAGACAGTCCCCCCCACGCCCCTGTCCTCTTTCTCGCCCCGCTCCCCTCTCCTCTCTCGTCCCGCTCCCCTCTCCTCTCTCGCCCTTGCTCGCCGCCGGTGATGGCCACCTCGCGTGGCGGTGATGATGGCGGTGGCGGTGGTGCTGGCGATGCATCTGGTGGCAGTGGTGCTCCTGCAGATCCAACAGAGGTTTGCGGCAGTTCAAACCCATCTCAGGCTCCGCCTCTTCCACAGCCGCCGTCGCCGTCTTACTGTGTTGAGTACGCGGCGGCGAGGGCGTTCGCCAAGGCCGTGAAGAAAGATTCAGAGGGGAGCCATCACTACGCATCCTCCTTCGGCGGTGTCTCGTAAGTTTTCTCTTTCCGTACCCGGATTTGGtttctagggttagggttctAGGGTTAGGGTTCTAAGTGTTTGTGATTCTAGTGTTATAGGATTATTGTTGTAGGTTGTTTATGTGGTCAGACATGTAAGTGAAGTGTTTATGTAGTTCTAGGGTTCTAAGTGTATGTAGTAGGCACCTAAACATTAACTGAAATTACTGAATGTTAAACTCAATTTGAACCTACTCAATTACATGAAATTACTGAATGTTAAACTCAATTTCAACCTACTCAATTACTGAATTCACAACTGAATATTTAAATGAAAATGTTACCGAATTTATAACTGAATCCTGTACTGAATTGTTAAGTGAACAAATTACTTTAACTGTATTTTGGACTGAAACTTTAACTGAATTTTTAACTGAAACTGTAATTTAACTTAAACTGTATTTTTAACTAAAACTTTAGTTAAATCTTTAAGTGAAACATTAACTGAATTGTTTGTACTAACTGAATATATAACTGAATCTTTAACTTTTAACTGAATTTTTAACTGAAACTGTAATTTTAACTTAAACTGTATTTTTAACTGAAACTTTAGTTAAATCTTTAAGTGAAACATTAACTGAATTGTTTCTACTAACTGAATATATAACTGAATCTTTAACTTTTAACTGAATTTTTAGCTGAAACTGTAATTTTAACTTAAACTGTATTTTTAACTGAAACTTTAGTTAAATCTTTAAGTGAAACATTAACTGAATTGTTTCTACTAACTGAATATATAACTAAATCTTTAACTTTTAACTGAATTTATAACTGAAACTATATTTTTAGCTGAATCTTTAACTTTTAACTGAATTGTTTACTTGAACTGAATTGCTTTACTTGAACTGTAGATTGAATGATGAAGTGTGGGAAGTCAGATTCCATTTCCATGACAGAGATAATCTTGAAAGAAGCCTAAATGTGGATGATATCACATTTTACAATCTGATTGCACTAATAGAGCTTGAAGGTTATGGGATGACAGACTTTATGTATTATGTCAGAGATCCAGGTGTTGGGGTTTCAGGTATGGAAGAACTGACAGATGATGATAAGGTGGAGGAAATGTTGGATGACCTAGTTATCAAAGGTCAGAAGGTGGTGAACATAACAGTCATCAGAAGTGATGCTCCAAGACCTAGTGATTTGAACATTGGACCAGTTTGTGAGGAGCAGGTTCCATTATCTGAAATAGGTGTGCCAGTGGTGTATGAGATAGATACAGCGGGAGTACTGTTTCCTAGCCCAACAAAGCCACAACCAGTGCCAGTGCAGGTCATTAACACACATGAGAGTTCATTTTTGAAGCAGAAGTGTGCACCAGTACCAGCATTTGCAATGGAGATTGGTGAAGAGAGGCATGAGTATTTCATGGAGCAAGACCAAGATCAAGAGGAAATTGAGCAACTGATGGAGCAGAAGAGGAATGAAGAGATTGAGAAGTTCTGGAAAAAGGGGAAAGAAAAAGAGAAATACAAGGCAGCTAAAAGAAAACTTCCAGAGCTAATGGCTGAAGATTTCACTGATAGTGACAGTGACACAGATTTACTAGCAGATGAGGATATAATTGCTAGGCTTGAGGCAATGAAGAAGCATAGAGATGATCCACTTCATCATATTGAAGGGGACACTGATGTGGATGAGCCATATGAAgcagatgaggaggaggaggaggaggagaaggtaccagaggaggaggaggaggaggaggaagggagCAGCATAGGAGGAAGTAGCAGAGGAAGTAAAAGAAAGGGGCCAACTACAAGATCTCATGCTAGTTTGGATGAGATTATTGAGGAAGATTGGTTTCCTTCATCTGATGAGGAGAGCA is a window encoding:
- the LOC125528675 gene encoding tryptamine benzoyltransferase 1-like → MEVNYAEAGQVVATSRSAMLKPAYAAPHPLAGGKVQLTVSARAAIDTYVPIVLAYPAPAPSNQALKEGLLRAIAPYPHLLGRFALDGHGRRVLHLNNEGVLVIEADVPADMADVLAAGGMATDVAGFYPTVPEESVGPALLQVKLSRYRCGGLLLGVICHPHIADGHAASTFYGAWATAVREGKGFTVPSPFIDRAATAVPGSTPKPVFDHRSIEFKGGEGSATSQPHAVLPMDKIRNVKVHFPAEFIAELRSRVGARCSTFQCLLAHVWKKVTAARGLSPEEFTQVRVAVNCRGRANPPVPMDFFGNMVLWAFPRLQVRDVLGLSYGGVVGAIRDAAARVDEEYIQSYVDFGGVADANGEELAATSTFGTMLCPDIEVDSWLGFRFHQLDFGTGPPSAFLPPGLPVEGLMVFVPSRTVKGSVDLFMALAEDHVAAFKKICYSLDILPSRM